One genomic window of Marinobacter gudaonensis includes the following:
- the murJ gene encoding murein biosynthesis integral membrane protein MurJ, giving the protein MSSQSETPPEQKQLPRAPGLLRSSGLVGAMTMLSRVLGLVRDMVIARYFGAGAGADAFFVAFKIPNFLRRLFAEGAFSQAFVPVLSSYRQTQSLSEVQRLVNAVAGSLGLVLLGVTLVAILGAPVLTAIFAPGFLDDEVKFALTSDMLRITFPYLLLISLTAFAGGILNSYDRFAVPAFTPVLLNLSMIAAAIWLTPLMAEPVVALAWGVFIAGALQLFFQLPFLMRLGLMPRPRVDYRHEGVSRILKLMVPALFGVSVSQINLLLDTVLASFLQTGSVSWLYYSDRLSELPLGVFGIAIATVILPSLSRKHAAASADQFAATLDWAVRAVLLIGLPAALALALLAEPLIATLFHYGEVTDRDVAMSAQSLRAYSAGLLAFMLIKVLAPGFFAREDTKTPVKIGIIAMVANMVFNLMLVFPLAHAGLALATSLSAWLNGFLLWRGLRKEGAWQSQPGWPRFLLQILFANGALAAVILWLKPPVAEWLANGGYQRAADMAVLVMAGVFVYFLVLALTGVRVRHFRHR; this is encoded by the coding sequence ATGTCCTCGCAATCTGAAACGCCTCCAGAACAGAAACAACTGCCCCGGGCGCCCGGTCTGTTGAGATCCTCTGGCCTGGTGGGAGCGATGACCATGCTCTCCCGGGTGCTCGGGCTGGTTCGGGATATGGTGATCGCCCGGTATTTTGGCGCCGGGGCCGGAGCAGATGCCTTTTTTGTGGCGTTCAAGATTCCGAACTTCCTGCGCCGCCTGTTTGCGGAGGGTGCGTTTTCACAGGCTTTTGTGCCGGTGCTTTCCTCCTACCGGCAGACGCAATCCCTGTCGGAGGTTCAGCGGCTGGTCAATGCGGTGGCCGGGTCTCTGGGGCTGGTCCTGCTGGGGGTGACCCTGGTAGCCATCCTGGGCGCGCCGGTACTGACGGCCATCTTTGCCCCGGGTTTTCTTGATGATGAAGTGAAGTTCGCGCTGACCAGCGACATGCTGCGGATCACCTTTCCCTACCTGTTGCTGATCTCCCTGACGGCCTTTGCCGGAGGCATTCTTAACAGCTACGACCGATTTGCCGTACCGGCGTTTACGCCTGTATTGCTCAATCTTTCAATGATTGCAGCGGCCATCTGGTTGACGCCGCTGATGGCAGAACCGGTCGTGGCGTTGGCCTGGGGTGTTTTTATTGCCGGCGCGCTGCAGTTGTTTTTCCAATTGCCGTTCCTGATGCGACTGGGGCTGATGCCCCGGCCGCGAGTGGATTATCGCCACGAGGGCGTCAGTCGTATCCTCAAGCTGATGGTGCCGGCGCTCTTCGGGGTCTCGGTGAGTCAGATCAACCTTTTGCTCGATACCGTGCTTGCCTCCTTTCTACAGACCGGCAGTGTGTCCTGGCTTTACTACTCGGATCGGCTCTCGGAATTGCCCCTCGGCGTCTTTGGCATCGCCATTGCCACGGTGATCCTGCCCAGTCTGTCCCGGAAACACGCCGCTGCCTCCGCAGATCAGTTCGCCGCCACTCTTGACTGGGCGGTTCGGGCGGTGCTGCTGATTGGCTTGCCGGCGGCGCTGGCGCTGGCTCTGCTGGCGGAGCCGTTGATCGCCACCCTGTTTCACTATGGTGAGGTCACCGACCGCGATGTGGCCATGTCGGCCCAGAGCCTGCGGGCCTATTCGGCGGGTCTGCTTGCCTTCATGTTGATCAAGGTGCTTGCGCCCGGCTTTTTTGCTCGTGAAGACACAAAAACGCCGGTGAAGATTGGCATCATCGCCATGGTGGCCAACATGGTGTTCAATCTGATGCTGGTGTTCCCCCTGGCGCACGCCGGCCTTGCGCTGGCCACCTCGCTGTCGGCCTGGCTCAATGGCTTTCTGCTGTGGCGCGGGTTGCGCAAGGAGGGCGCCTGGCAGAGCCAGCCTGGTTGGCCGCGGTTCCTGCTCCAGATCCTGTTTGCCAACGGTGCCCTGGCGGCGGTTATTCTGTGGCTCAAGCCGCCGGTGGCCGAATGGCTGGCCAATGGCGGCTACCAGCGGGCGGCCGATATGGCGGTTCTGGTGATGGCCGGGGTGTTCGTGTACTTCCTTGTGCTGGCCCTCACCGGGGTTCGGGTAAGACATTTTCGGCACAGGTAA
- the ribF gene encoding bifunctional riboflavin kinase/FAD synthetase has product MRLIRGLTNLKALSQRGDSPLGRGCVATIGNFDGVHLGHKTIIDQVISKAEALGVPSVVMVFEPQPREFFQGSEAPPRLMNFRQKFESLLAEGVDIVLCLRFNQAFRSYSAMGFVEDVLIQGLGVRHLVVGDDFRFGCDRAGDFNLLQEVGSARGFSVENTRTVTVAGERVSSTRVRELLTVNGLEQAEALLGHPYRIRGRVVYGRQLGRQIGAPTANILLHRTAPLRGVYVVSAALDDGSRYDGVANIGLRPTVDGKQPSLEVHLFDFAGTLYGQHLEVVFRHGLRDEEKFESVDQLKDQIARDFEDARAWIAEHGSEKSTD; this is encoded by the coding sequence ATGCGTCTGATCCGGGGCCTGACCAACCTGAAAGCGCTGTCGCAGCGGGGGGATTCCCCTCTCGGGCGTGGCTGCGTTGCCACCATCGGCAATTTTGATGGCGTTCATCTCGGCCATAAAACCATCATTGATCAGGTCATCAGCAAGGCCGAGGCTCTTGGCGTGCCTTCGGTGGTGATGGTCTTCGAGCCCCAGCCACGGGAATTCTTCCAGGGCAGCGAGGCGCCGCCACGGCTGATGAACTTTCGCCAGAAATTCGAGTCCCTGCTCGCCGAGGGTGTGGATATTGTGTTGTGCCTGCGCTTTAACCAGGCGTTTCGCAGTTATTCTGCCATGGGCTTTGTGGAGGATGTTCTGATTCAGGGACTGGGAGTCCGGCACCTGGTGGTGGGGGATGATTTCCGGTTTGGTTGCGACCGCGCCGGGGATTTCAACCTGTTGCAGGAGGTCGGTAGCGCCCGCGGTTTTTCGGTGGAGAACACGCGCACGGTCACCGTGGCCGGCGAACGGGTCAGCAGCACCCGGGTGCGTGAACTGCTGACCGTGAATGGCCTGGAGCAGGCCGAAGCGCTGCTGGGCCACCCTTACCGGATCAGAGGGCGCGTGGTGTATGGCCGCCAGTTGGGTCGCCAGATCGGTGCGCCCACCGCCAACATCCTGCTGCACCGGACGGCGCCCCTGAGGGGCGTCTATGTTGTCTCGGCCGCTCTGGATGACGGCTCACGATACGATGGGGTGGCCAACATCGGCTTGCGTCCGACGGTGGACGGCAAACAGCCGTCACTGGAAGTGCACCTGTTTGACTTTGCTGGCACACTTTATGGCCAGCACCTTGAAGTGGTCTTCCGCCACGGGCTGCGGGATGAGGAAAAGTTTGAATCCGTAGACCAGTTGAAAGACCAGATTGCCCGCGATTTCGAAGACGCCCGTGCCTGGATCGCCGAACACGGCTCGGAGAAAAGTACGGATTGA
- the ileS gene encoding isoleucine--tRNA ligase: MSDYKHTLNLPETAFPMRGNLAKREPEMLKRWQDLDVYGNLRKQREGRDKFILHDGPPYANGSIHIGHAVNKILKDMIVKSRSFMGYDAPYVPGWDCHGLPIEHKVEQEIGKAGVKVDYKTFRQACRDYATKQIAGQKDDFIRLGVMGEWDKPYLTMDPKVEAGIVRALGKIVARGHLVRGYKPVYWSVVGQSALAEAEVEYQDKTSTQIDVRFTAVDQAKALSVFGTDKGEGNVSVVIWTTTPWTIPANQAVSLNADLNYALVQTDVGHGPERMILAADMVDGIMARWQVEKFEVLATCAGSDLEHLVLQHPIYDKQVPVILGDHVSTDAGTGAVHTAPDHGMEDFEVGKAYHIGTLNLVQADGTYTSAAGELAGVHVYKADEPVCSALEREGKLVRSEKFRHSYPHCWRTKTPLIYRATPQWFISMDKENLRADALEAIKGVRWVPSWGQNRIEAMFNQSPDWCISRQRTWGVPITLFIHKETQELHPDTQNLIEKVAQQIEEGGIDAWYDLDASALLGSDAEQYEKVMDTLDVWFDSGVTHESVLRVREELGQFPADMYLEGSDQHRGWFQSSLKTSIAMNGVAPYKQVLTHGFTVDGKGHKMSKSLGNVIAPQEVMNELGADILRLWVAATDYSGEMTVSKDILRQTADGYRRIRNTARFLLSNLTGFEPEQHMVAPEDMIALDRWMVDRALQLQQELHEDYGNYAFLRIYQKVYNFCEATLGGFYLDIIKDRQYTTQADSLARRSCQTALYHVAEALVRWIAPILSFTADEIWQHLPGQRSDTVFYETWYEGLTALPENAELGREYWREIYSVKEAVNKCLEEARARGEIKGSLSAEVTLYCEGDLAADLKHLGEELRFVLITSEAAVKPVSEAGDAEMTAHEGLRVKVTPAAHSKCERCWHHREDVGRNAKYEDLCGRCVTNVEGPGEARAYA, from the coding sequence ATGAGCGACTACAAGCACACCCTGAATCTGCCGGAAACCGCCTTCCCGATGCGCGGCAACCTGGCCAAGCGCGAGCCGGAAATGCTCAAGCGCTGGCAGGATCTCGACGTCTACGGCAACCTGCGCAAGCAGCGCGAGGGGCGGGACAAGTTCATTCTTCACGATGGCCCTCCCTACGCCAACGGCAGCATTCATATCGGTCATGCGGTCAACAAGATCCTCAAGGACATGATCGTCAAGTCCCGCAGCTTCATGGGCTATGACGCGCCCTATGTGCCGGGCTGGGACTGCCATGGTCTGCCGATTGAGCACAAGGTTGAGCAGGAAATTGGCAAGGCCGGTGTGAAGGTGGATTACAAGACGTTCCGCCAGGCGTGCCGTGACTATGCCACCAAGCAGATTGCCGGGCAGAAGGACGACTTCATCCGTCTGGGCGTGATGGGCGAATGGGACAAACCCTACCTGACCATGGACCCGAAGGTAGAAGCGGGCATCGTGCGTGCGCTGGGCAAGATCGTCGCCCGGGGCCACCTGGTGCGTGGTTACAAGCCGGTTTACTGGAGTGTGGTGGGGCAGTCCGCCCTGGCAGAGGCCGAGGTGGAATACCAGGACAAGACCTCCACCCAGATTGACGTGCGTTTTACGGCAGTCGATCAGGCGAAGGCGCTGTCGGTGTTCGGCACCGATAAAGGTGAGGGCAATGTTTCAGTCGTGATCTGGACCACCACACCGTGGACCATCCCGGCGAACCAGGCCGTTTCGCTGAACGCGGATTTGAACTACGCCCTGGTGCAGACCGACGTCGGTCACGGACCCGAGCGTATGATCCTGGCGGCCGATATGGTGGACGGCATCATGGCGCGCTGGCAGGTCGAGAAGTTCGAAGTCCTGGCCACCTGCGCCGGCTCCGATCTGGAACACCTGGTACTTCAGCACCCTATCTACGACAAGCAGGTGCCGGTGATTCTGGGCGACCACGTGTCGACCGACGCCGGTACCGGTGCCGTTCATACCGCGCCGGATCACGGTATGGAAGACTTCGAGGTGGGCAAGGCCTACCACATTGGCACCCTGAATCTGGTGCAGGCCGATGGCACTTACACCTCGGCCGCCGGCGAGCTGGCGGGTGTGCACGTGTACAAGGCCGACGAGCCGGTGTGCAGTGCCCTTGAGCGCGAGGGCAAGCTGGTTCGCTCGGAAAAGTTCCGTCACAGCTACCCCCATTGCTGGCGGACCAAGACACCGCTGATTTACCGGGCCACGCCGCAATGGTTCATCAGCATGGACAAGGAAAACCTGCGGGCCGATGCCCTGGAAGCCATCAAGGGCGTGCGCTGGGTGCCGTCCTGGGGCCAGAACCGCATCGAGGCCATGTTCAACCAGTCGCCGGATTGGTGCATCTCCCGTCAGCGGACCTGGGGCGTACCCATTACCCTGTTCATCCATAAGGAAACCCAGGAGCTGCACCCGGACACCCAGAACCTGATCGAGAAGGTGGCCCAGCAGATCGAGGAAGGCGGCATTGACGCCTGGTACGACCTGGATGCTTCGGCGCTGCTGGGCAGCGATGCCGAGCAGTACGAAAAGGTTATGGATACGCTGGACGTCTGGTTTGACTCGGGCGTCACCCACGAATCAGTGCTTCGGGTCCGTGAAGAGCTGGGTCAGTTCCCGGCCGACATGTACCTTGAGGGATCCGACCAGCATCGGGGCTGGTTCCAGTCGTCCCTGAAGACCTCCATCGCGATGAACGGCGTGGCACCGTACAAGCAGGTGCTGACCCACGGCTTTACCGTGGACGGCAAGGGCCACAAGATGTCCAAGTCTCTGGGCAACGTGATCGCGCCCCAGGAAGTCATGAACGAGCTGGGTGCGGACATCCTGCGCCTGTGGGTGGCCGCCACTGATTACAGCGGTGAGATGACCGTGTCCAAGGACATCCTGCGCCAGACCGCCGATGGCTATCGTCGTATTCGCAATACCGCCCGCTTCCTGCTGAGCAACCTGACCGGGTTCGAGCCGGAGCAGCATATGGTGGCGCCGGAGGACATGATTGCCCTGGACCGCTGGATGGTTGACCGGGCGCTGCAGTTGCAGCAGGAGCTTCACGAGGACTACGGCAACTATGCTTTCCTGCGGATCTACCAGAAGGTCTATAACTTCTGCGAAGCGACACTGGGGGGCTTCTACCTCGACATCATCAAGGACCGGCAGTACACCACCCAGGCCGACAGTCTGGCGCGGCGCTCGTGCCAGACCGCCCTGTACCACGTTGCCGAAGCGCTGGTGCGCTGGATTGCCCCGATTCTGAGCTTCACCGCGGATGAAATCTGGCAGCATCTGCCCGGCCAGCGCAGCGACACCGTCTTCTACGAAACCTGGTACGAGGGCCTGACCGCTCTGCCGGAAAACGCTGAGCTGGGTCGCGAGTACTGGCGTGAGATCTACAGTGTCAAGGAAGCGGTGAACAAATGCCTGGAAGAGGCCCGGGCGCGGGGCGAAATCAAGGGCTCCCTGAGCGCAGAAGTGACCCTGTACTGCGAAGGCGACCTTGCCGCCGACCTGAAGCACCTCGGTGAAGAACTGCGGTTTGTGCTGATTACATCCGAGGCCGCCGTCAAGCCGGTTTCTGAAGCCGGAGACGCGGAGATGACGGCCCACGAAGGGCTGCGTGTGAAGGTGACCCCGGCTGCCCACAGCAAGTGCGAGCGCTGCTGGCACCATCGGGAGGATGTCGGCCGGAACGCCAAGTACGAGGACCTCTGCGGTCGCTGCGTCACCAATGTGGAAGGGCCCGGCGAAGCCCGCGCTTACGCCTGA
- the lspA gene encoding signal peptidase II: MDAAMTENVTGSKLKWLWLAVAVIALDLGTKAMATAMLSYGDPVPVIPMFNLTLLHNTGAAFSFLADAAGWQRWFFVTLALVVSVVLIYWLKNLQKHETWTAVAIVLILGGALGNVYDRVVHGYVVDFLHLYWQDWHFPAFNLADTAITIGAGMMILDIFRKPADTGGNAEKE, translated from the coding sequence ATGGACGCGGCCATGACGGAAAATGTCACCGGTAGCAAGTTGAAGTGGCTTTGGCTGGCCGTAGCGGTGATCGCCCTGGACCTCGGTACCAAGGCGATGGCAACCGCCATGCTGAGCTACGGCGACCCGGTGCCGGTCATCCCCATGTTCAACCTGACGCTGCTCCATAACACCGGAGCAGCCTTCAGCTTTCTTGCCGATGCCGCTGGGTGGCAGCGCTGGTTTTTCGTTACCCTGGCCCTGGTGGTCAGTGTGGTTCTTATCTACTGGCTGAAAAACCTCCAGAAACACGAAACCTGGACCGCCGTCGCCATCGTACTGATACTCGGCGGTGCCCTGGGTAATGTCTACGATCGCGTGGTACACGGTTACGTGGTCGATTTCCTGCACCTTTACTGGCAGGACTGGCATTTCCCCGCCTTCAACCTGGCCGATACCGCGATCACCATCGGTGCCGGCATGATGATTCTCGATATCTTCCGCAAACCCGCCGATACCGGCGGGAATGCAGAAAAGGAGTGA
- the fkpB gene encoding FKBP-type peptidyl-prolyl cis-trans isomerase — MNELPIDKGTRVTLHFALKFPDGEVIDSTFEKAPATLEIGDDNLPENFEAYLMGMKAGDRESYEVPPEKAFGQHNPNNVQTFKRHEFSADMVLEPGVMISFADARQSELPGVVSRVEGDEVEVDFNHPLAGRTLTFEVEIIDVEPVGPAH; from the coding sequence ATGAACGAGCTGCCGATTGATAAAGGCACCCGGGTAACCCTGCATTTTGCGCTGAAGTTTCCCGATGGCGAGGTAATCGACTCCACCTTCGAAAAGGCCCCTGCCACACTCGAAATCGGCGACGACAACCTGCCGGAAAATTTCGAAGCCTACCTGATGGGCATGAAAGCCGGAGACCGGGAAAGCTACGAAGTGCCACCGGAGAAAGCCTTCGGTCAGCACAACCCCAACAACGTGCAAACCTTCAAGCGCCACGAGTTCAGTGCCGACATGGTGCTGGAACCCGGCGTTATGATTTCATTCGCCGACGCGCGCCAGAGCGAGTTGCCGGGGGTTGTCAGCCGGGTAGAGGGTGATGAAGTCGAGGTGGATTTCAATCACCCCCTGGCAGGGCGTACACTGACATTTGAAGTGGAAATCATTGATGTGGAGCCGGTTGGACCGGCCCACTGA
- the ispH gene encoding 4-hydroxy-3-methylbut-2-enyl diphosphate reductase: MQIRLANPRGFCAGVDRAIEIVNRALDVFGAPIYVRHEVVHNKFVVDNLRNRGAVFVDELDEVPDGKLVIFSAHGVSQAVQNEAARRGLKVFDATCPLVTKVHLEVMRYSRDGRECILIGHHGHPEVEGTMGQYDHSNGGDIYLVEDEADVANLEVKDPAKLSYVTQTTLSMDDTARVIDALRAKFPEIQGPRKDDICYATQNRQDAVKQLAGDCDLMLVVGSPNSSNSNRLRELAERMGTPAYLIDEAAQIDPAWLDGKQAIGVTAGASAPEVLVSDVIARLRELGGSVPEEVAGREENIVFSMPKELRIDAVEIN, encoded by the coding sequence ATGCAGATCCGTCTCGCCAACCCCCGGGGTTTTTGTGCTGGTGTGGACCGCGCCATTGAAATTGTAAACCGGGCCCTGGATGTGTTCGGTGCGCCGATCTACGTCAGGCACGAGGTCGTTCACAACAAATTTGTGGTTGATAACCTCCGCAATCGGGGCGCCGTTTTCGTGGACGAGCTCGATGAAGTGCCCGACGGCAAGCTGGTTATATTCAGCGCCCACGGTGTGTCCCAGGCGGTCCAGAACGAAGCGGCCCGCCGCGGCCTGAAAGTCTTCGACGCCACCTGCCCGCTGGTGACCAAAGTGCATCTGGAAGTCATGCGCTACAGTCGCGATGGACGTGAGTGCATCCTCATCGGGCACCATGGCCACCCGGAAGTGGAAGGCACCATGGGCCAGTACGACCACAGCAATGGAGGCGATATCTACCTGGTGGAAGACGAAGCCGACGTTGCCAACCTCGAAGTGAAAGACCCTGCAAAGCTGTCCTACGTAACCCAGACCACCCTGTCCATGGACGACACTGCCCGGGTTATCGATGCCCTGCGCGCCAAATTCCCGGAGATCCAGGGTCCGCGCAAGGACGACATTTGCTACGCCACCCAGAACCGTCAGGACGCCGTTAAACAGCTGGCCGGCGACTGCGACCTGATGCTGGTGGTGGGCTCTCCCAACAGCTCCAACTCCAACCGCCTGCGCGAGCTGGCGGAGCGCATGGGAACCCCCGCTTACCTGATCGATGAGGCGGCACAGATTGACCCGGCCTGGCTGGATGGCAAGCAGGCCATCGGCGTTACGGCCGGTGCTTCGGCGCCCGAAGTGCTGGTGAGTGATGTGATTGCCCGGCTCCGGGAGCTTGGTGGGAGTGTGCCGGAGGAAGTTGCCGGGCGAGAGGAGAATATTGTGTTTTCAATGCCGAAGGAGCTCCGCATCGACGCCGTTGAAATAAACTGA
- a CDS encoding GspH/FimT family pseudopilin, which produces MHSKSGNEGFTLVELMIVIALIAVIAGFAVPQFGRIIDNNRVVSTSNSIVGLLNYSRSEAVRRGERVTATSASNTMQATVASSGTVIREIEEASGDLSISTGSVTFRANGLTTSTANVTFNVCAGEADGTSVTVTPGGRVSTADFNCP; this is translated from the coding sequence ATGCATTCAAAGTCAGGCAATGAAGGCTTTACTCTCGTCGAACTGATGATCGTGATTGCGCTCATCGCGGTGATCGCTGGCTTCGCGGTTCCCCAATTCGGACGGATCATCGACAACAATCGCGTGGTATCCACAAGCAACTCCATCGTGGGCCTGTTGAACTATTCCCGCAGCGAGGCTGTTCGGAGGGGTGAGCGGGTCACAGCGACGTCTGCGTCGAACACCATGCAGGCGACCGTGGCTTCCAGCGGCACCGTCATCCGGGAGATTGAGGAAGCGAGCGGGGACTTGAGTATCAGCACGGGTTCCGTGACGTTTCGGGCGAACGGACTTACCACCAGCACAGCGAACGTTACATTCAACGTTTGCGCGGGCGAGGCTGATGGCACAAGCGTTACCGTAACGCCGGGTGGCCGTGTGTCTACCGCGGACTTTAATTGTCCCTGA
- the pilV gene encoding type IV pilus modification protein PilV, with translation MLVRSGSRSQTGFTLIEVLVALLVLLVGLLGVVGMQYLSLQQVNNANLRSQVNLHAQQMVEMIRANDNDALTTAEVDAWKASLGRDVPGATGAVTMNTNTVDVTITWDERQYGNDAAQQSYTMTARLEQ, from the coding sequence ATGTTGGTCAGATCAGGTTCACGTTCTCAGACTGGTTTTACGCTTATTGAGGTGCTGGTTGCTCTACTGGTGCTTCTGGTTGGGCTTCTTGGGGTTGTGGGTATGCAATACCTGTCACTCCAGCAGGTCAACAATGCGAATTTGCGATCGCAGGTCAACCTCCATGCCCAACAGATGGTGGAAATGATCCGAGCAAACGATAACGACGCGCTCACGACCGCTGAAGTGGATGCCTGGAAAGCGAGTCTGGGGCGAGACGTTCCGGGAGCAACCGGCGCAGTCACCATGAACACCAATACCGTTGACGTGACCATCACCTGGGATGAGCGGCAATACGGCAACGACGCAGCGCAGCAGTCTTACACCATGACAGCGAGGTTGGAGCAATGA
- a CDS encoding PilW family protein: MRISARQRGLSIIEVMVALALSLIITLGLTQIFTSNSQSFRVAEASARIQETGRLATSIVGREIRNSSYWGCLGSDGVRDGRLNSILNDTGFDVGALLRGLDAENNSGAGNSDILYLGGVNGNSQIRVTFQPSQQAANLQVDDSDSFNLNDILIVTNCSAGDVFQVTNLNTNNEVVVHNSGSVSVGPGNSTQSLSTNYNDDPDGASVFRPRQQRFYLADNANGVRELVTDGVGISGSGIGNFSTPVAILQDVVNFQFQFGVDSDQDGQVNAWEDPEGLTTSGRTQADNTIAIRLSVLVRSPDDGVTDGAQEYCYPGWLDCVANTGLTTTAAANDTFLYRVYTTTITMRNRI; encoded by the coding sequence ATGAGGATCTCGGCACGCCAGAGAGGCCTTTCGATTATTGAAGTGATGGTTGCATTGGCGCTGTCGCTGATCATTACGCTCGGACTCACGCAGATTTTTACCTCCAACAGCCAGAGCTTTCGGGTGGCTGAGGCCAGTGCCCGCATCCAGGAAACCGGTCGGTTGGCCACATCCATTGTCGGGCGGGAGATCCGTAATTCGTCCTACTGGGGTTGTTTGGGTAGTGATGGCGTCAGAGATGGGCGCCTGAACAGTATCCTGAATGACACCGGCTTTGACGTCGGTGCTCTTTTGCGCGGTCTCGATGCCGAGAACAACTCTGGTGCCGGGAATTCTGACATCCTTTATCTGGGTGGTGTGAACGGTAACTCTCAGATCAGAGTAACCTTCCAGCCCAGCCAGCAGGCTGCCAACCTTCAGGTGGATGACAGCGATTCCTTCAATTTGAATGACATTCTGATCGTTACAAATTGCAGTGCCGGTGATGTTTTTCAGGTCACTAACCTGAACACTAACAACGAAGTGGTTGTGCATAACTCCGGTAGCGTAAGCGTTGGCCCTGGTAACTCTACCCAATCACTCTCCACGAATTACAACGATGACCCTGACGGCGCGTCGGTGTTCAGGCCCCGTCAACAGCGATTCTATCTGGCTGACAACGCGAATGGTGTGCGCGAACTGGTAACCGACGGCGTGGGCATATCGGGATCTGGAATCGGTAATTTCTCGACGCCGGTGGCCATCTTGCAGGATGTCGTGAACTTCCAGTTCCAGTTCGGCGTGGACAGCGATCAGGACGGTCAGGTGAACGCCTGGGAGGATCCGGAAGGCCTCACAACCTCCGGTCGTACCCAGGCGGATAACACTATCGCGATACGCCTGAGTGTTCTGGTTCGCTCTCCGGACGATGGCGTGACGGACGGGGCGCAGGAGTACTGCTATCCGGGTTGGCTCGACTGTGTTGCCAACACCGGCCTGACGACAACCGCAGCCGCCAACGACACCTTTTTGTATCGGGTCTACACAACCACAATCACCATGAGAAACAGGATCTGA
- a CDS encoding pilus assembly PilX family protein: MGRVNFTRQAGAALILSLLMLLVLTLLAVSSMQGTIMQERMVSGEREGMQSLEIAESALRDAELYIENVNLLSEFDGSGGLYGETDTAPDPKTFDWTGSTNVRTANAVDGVTPRYFIQHMGEARQPEQLTDLVVEGYSHETGATEAQAFRIVAWSPGPTGESTRIIESYYAREM; this comes from the coding sequence ATGGGCAGAGTAAATTTCACCAGGCAGGCAGGTGCCGCGCTGATTCTGTCATTACTGATGCTGCTGGTGCTCACGCTTCTGGCAGTGTCGAGCATGCAGGGAACCATCATGCAGGAGCGAATGGTCTCCGGTGAGCGGGAGGGTATGCAGTCCCTGGAAATTGCGGAGTCTGCGCTGCGTGATGCGGAACTTTATATAGAGAACGTGAACCTCCTGTCGGAATTCGACGGCTCGGGAGGATTGTACGGGGAGACGGATACCGCGCCAGACCCAAAAACGTTCGATTGGACCGGAAGCACCAACGTGCGGACCGCCAATGCCGTTGATGGCGTGACACCGAGGTACTTCATTCAGCATATGGGAGAGGCGCGACAGCCGGAGCAGTTGACCGATCTGGTGGTTGAGGGGTACTCCCATGAAACAGGTGCAACCGAGGCCCAGGCCTTCCGGATCGTTGCGTGGAGCCCCGGACCGACCGGCGAGTCTACCCGCATCATCGAATCCTACTACGCACGGGAAATGTGA